From the genome of Silurus meridionalis isolate SWU-2019-XX chromosome 12, ASM1480568v1, whole genome shotgun sequence, one region includes:
- the slc2a2 gene encoding solute carrier family 2, facilitated glucose transporter member 2 isoform X2, which produces MEKLTGTLALAVFTAALGSLQYGYGIGVINAPQEVITQHYARTLGFPVGTERSNVTPAEGDELQVQKFSLTMYWSLSVAIFPVGGIISSFLVGFIADFRGRVKGMLVMNVLALAASLLMGLAKMGTSHIMVIAGRAIMGFYCGLSSGLVPMYIGEIAPLKYRGALGTLHQLAVVIGILISQVLGLDFLLGNDDMWHVLLGLSGVIALLQSLLLPLCPESPRYLYIKLGKKEEACKSLKRLKGDYDMSKDISEMQKEKEEAMKESKVSIWRLLRAEQYRQQLFVALMLHLSQQLSGINAIFYYSTDIFHNARVAQPVYATIGVGVVNTFFTLLSVVLVDRAGRRTLLLIGLSGMCCCAVGMTIGLVYLNTYSWMSYLSMVAVFLFVSFFEIGPGPIPWFIVAELFSQGPRPAAIALAGFCNWTSNFIVGMFFPYVKHYCDVYVFIIFAVLLFGFTIFTSLRVPETKGKTFEEISALFQKNRPAGRQVVATELQLLKGTSEA; this is translated from the exons ATGGAGAag ttaACAGGTACTCTGGCTCTGGCCGTGTTTACTGCTGCTCTTGGTTCTCTGCAGTATGGATATGGAATTGGAGTTATAAACGCTCCACAggag gtgaTCACGCAGCACTATGCTCGGACACTCGGCTTTCCTGTGGGTACTGAACGCAGTAACGTTACACCAGCTGAAGGTGATGAGCTTCAGGTGCAGAAGTTCTCTCTCACCATGTACTGGTCTTTATCAGTGGCCATATTTCCTGTTGGAGGAATCATCTCATCCTTCCTGGTGGGATTCATTGCTGATTTCAGAGGAAG GGTTAAAGGAATGCTGGTGATGAACGTTCTCGCTCTGGCTGCGAGTCTCCTCATGGGTTTGGCTAAAATGGGAACTTCTCACATCATGGTGATTGCGGGACGTGCCATCATGGGCTTCTACTGCG GTCTCTCGTCTGGACTGGTTCCGATGTACATTGGTGAAATCGCCCCGCTAAAGTACAGAGGTGCGTTAGGAACACTGCACCAACTCGCCGTCGTCATCGGCATCCTTATCagccag gtcCTGGGTCTGGACTTCCTGTTAGGGAATGATGATATGTGGCATGTGCTGCTCGGATTATCCGGAGTCATTGCACTGCTCCAGAGTTTGTTGCTGCCATTGTGCCCTGAGAGTCCGAGATACCTGTATATCAAACTGGGAAAGAAGGAGGAGGCCTGCAaga gtttaAAGCGCCTTAAAGGTGACTACGACATGTCAAAGGATATCTCAGAaatgcagaaagagaaagaggaggccATGAAAGAATCAAAGGTTTCAATATGGCGGCTGTTACGagcagaacagtacagacagcaGCTGTTCGTGGCTCTGATGCTGCATCTGTCACAGCAGCTCTCCGGGATTAACGCT atCTTTTATTACTCCACCGATATTTTCCACAACGCCAGAGTCGCTCAGCCCGTCTACGCCACCATCGGGGTCGGAGTCGTAAACACCTTCTTCACACTGCTGTCA gtggttcTGGTGGACCGGGCTGGGAGAAGAACTCTGCTGTTAATCGGTTTGAGTGGAATGTGTTGCTGTGCTGTGGGAATGACGATCGGACTCGTTTACCTG AACACATACTCCTGGATGAGTTACCTGAGCATGGTGGCCGTTTTTCTTTTCGTCAGTTTCTTTGAAATTGGACCAGGTCCGATCCCGTGGTTTATAGTAGCTGAGTTGTTTAGTCAGGGGCCACGGCCTGCAGCCATTGCTCTCGCTGGCTTCTGCAACTGGACCAGTAACTTCATCGTCGGGATGTTTTTCCCTTACGTGAAG cacTACTGTGATGTGTATGTCTTCATCATCTTCGCTGTTCTACTCTTCGGTTTCACGATCTTCACGTCTTTACGAGTCCCTGAGACTAAAGGGAAAACCTTTGAGGAAATTTCAGCTCTGTTTCAGAAGAACCGACCAGCAGGTCGACAAGTAGTGGCAACAGAACTGCAGCTGCTCAAGGGCACCTCAGAGGCCTGA
- the slc2a2 gene encoding solute carrier family 2, facilitated glucose transporter member 2 isoform X1, with protein MEKQLTGTLALAVFTAALGSLQYGYGIGVINAPQEVITQHYARTLGFPVGTERSNVTPAEGDELQVQKFSLTMYWSLSVAIFPVGGIISSFLVGFIADFRGRVKGMLVMNVLALAASLLMGLAKMGTSHIMVIAGRAIMGFYCGLSSGLVPMYIGEIAPLKYRGALGTLHQLAVVIGILISQVLGLDFLLGNDDMWHVLLGLSGVIALLQSLLLPLCPESPRYLYIKLGKKEEACKSLKRLKGDYDMSKDISEMQKEKEEAMKESKVSIWRLLRAEQYRQQLFVALMLHLSQQLSGINAIFYYSTDIFHNARVAQPVYATIGVGVVNTFFTLLSVVLVDRAGRRTLLLIGLSGMCCCAVGMTIGLVYLNTYSWMSYLSMVAVFLFVSFFEIGPGPIPWFIVAELFSQGPRPAAIALAGFCNWTSNFIVGMFFPYVKHYCDVYVFIIFAVLLFGFTIFTSLRVPETKGKTFEEISALFQKNRPAGRQVVATELQLLKGTSEA; from the exons ATGGAGAag cagttaACAGGTACTCTGGCTCTGGCCGTGTTTACTGCTGCTCTTGGTTCTCTGCAGTATGGATATGGAATTGGAGTTATAAACGCTCCACAggag gtgaTCACGCAGCACTATGCTCGGACACTCGGCTTTCCTGTGGGTACTGAACGCAGTAACGTTACACCAGCTGAAGGTGATGAGCTTCAGGTGCAGAAGTTCTCTCTCACCATGTACTGGTCTTTATCAGTGGCCATATTTCCTGTTGGAGGAATCATCTCATCCTTCCTGGTGGGATTCATTGCTGATTTCAGAGGAAG GGTTAAAGGAATGCTGGTGATGAACGTTCTCGCTCTGGCTGCGAGTCTCCTCATGGGTTTGGCTAAAATGGGAACTTCTCACATCATGGTGATTGCGGGACGTGCCATCATGGGCTTCTACTGCG GTCTCTCGTCTGGACTGGTTCCGATGTACATTGGTGAAATCGCCCCGCTAAAGTACAGAGGTGCGTTAGGAACACTGCACCAACTCGCCGTCGTCATCGGCATCCTTATCagccag gtcCTGGGTCTGGACTTCCTGTTAGGGAATGATGATATGTGGCATGTGCTGCTCGGATTATCCGGAGTCATTGCACTGCTCCAGAGTTTGTTGCTGCCATTGTGCCCTGAGAGTCCGAGATACCTGTATATCAAACTGGGAAAGAAGGAGGAGGCCTGCAaga gtttaAAGCGCCTTAAAGGTGACTACGACATGTCAAAGGATATCTCAGAaatgcagaaagagaaagaggaggccATGAAAGAATCAAAGGTTTCAATATGGCGGCTGTTACGagcagaacagtacagacagcaGCTGTTCGTGGCTCTGATGCTGCATCTGTCACAGCAGCTCTCCGGGATTAACGCT atCTTTTATTACTCCACCGATATTTTCCACAACGCCAGAGTCGCTCAGCCCGTCTACGCCACCATCGGGGTCGGAGTCGTAAACACCTTCTTCACACTGCTGTCA gtggttcTGGTGGACCGGGCTGGGAGAAGAACTCTGCTGTTAATCGGTTTGAGTGGAATGTGTTGCTGTGCTGTGGGAATGACGATCGGACTCGTTTACCTG AACACATACTCCTGGATGAGTTACCTGAGCATGGTGGCCGTTTTTCTTTTCGTCAGTTTCTTTGAAATTGGACCAGGTCCGATCCCGTGGTTTATAGTAGCTGAGTTGTTTAGTCAGGGGCCACGGCCTGCAGCCATTGCTCTCGCTGGCTTCTGCAACTGGACCAGTAACTTCATCGTCGGGATGTTTTTCCCTTACGTGAAG cacTACTGTGATGTGTATGTCTTCATCATCTTCGCTGTTCTACTCTTCGGTTTCACGATCTTCACGTCTTTACGAGTCCCTGAGACTAAAGGGAAAACCTTTGAGGAAATTTCAGCTCTGTTTCAGAAGAACCGACCAGCAGGTCGACAAGTAGTGGCAACAGAACTGCAGCTGCTCAAGGGCACCTCAGAGGCCTGA